ATGAACAACTTAATATTCAGGGATTTTTCTAAATTTTTCACTGCTTTACTTACCGCTGGTTGTGATATAAACAGCTCATCAGAAGCTTCAGTAATATTCATTTTTTCGGCAACTTTCATAAATATTCTTAGGTTGTTCATATTCATAACCATTTGGTTATACCCCTTATTAAAAAAGTGTATTTCAGTTATATATCAATATAACATATTATGAAAACAAATAGTAAATCCTTAAGATCTGTTCAAAGTTTCTTAGGGATAATTTCTTTTACTCTTGTTTGGGGACATACACGGATTGCGAAAAGTATCAAACGTTAAACGTCCGGTTACTCAAACTGGATCTCAAAGGAGGCATGCGAAATGCATCAAACGAAGTACGAAAAAACTCAACTCCAGCGTATATGGGTAACCGCCTGGATGGTAACGGCGGTCTTCATACTTTCAAACTTACCCACTCCGCTCTATGTGTACTGGCAGAAGGAAATGGACTTTTCCAATGGTACACTTACTCTGGTTTTTTCGGCCTATATCGCGGGCCTACTTGTGACGCTTCTTGTCGCCGGCCAGCTCTCTGATCGGTTCGGGCGCAAATCTGTGCTGTACCCGGGTCTGACGGCAGCTCTCCTCGCCTGCATCCTGTTTGCTACAGCGTCCTCGGTGGTCGCCCTTGTCGTCGCCCGTTTTCTGTCGGGCATTGCTGTAGGAGTCATCGTCTCGGCGGGGATGGCCTCGGTCATGGATGTCGGCGGATCCGAACGGAAGCCTCTAGCTTCGCTTGCCGCATCCGTCACAATGGTGTTGGGGGCGGGTTTAGGACCACTGCTTGCGGGTGTCTTGGCTGAGGTCATGACCCGCCCAGTGGTTCCGATCTTCACGGTCGAACTTGTTATCTTGGCGATCGCCTACCTTGTTGTGGGTAAACTTCCAAAAAGACGTATTGACTCTCCTCAACAGGGCAGATGGCGTTTGCGTATGCCAAGTGTGCCGTCAGCAAATCGCTTGCATCTGGCTTTCGGGATTGCCGTCTTCGCACCTGGCATTACTGCGACATCCTTTGTTTTATCCCTTGGTCCTTCGCTTTTGTCAAAGCTTCTGAATGTAACAAGCCCTCTTGTTGCGGGTGGCACAGCCTGTGTCATGTTCCTTGCGGCAACCGGTGTACAATTCATGCTCAAGAAGCTGCCCGTGCGTACCATTTTCTTGATTGGTGCAACGTCAACAATCCTGTCTATGCTCAGTATGGCAGGAGCTGTCAACGCCTCTGTTGCCCTGCTACTCGTGATCGCTGCCGTTCTTGCTGGTGTTGGTCAGGGTCTCGGGCAACTTGGTGGTCTGACACTCATCGGCCTTCATGTTCCGGAGCATCGCAGGGCTGAGACCAACGCGATTCTCAATATCGGTGGTTACATCCCAGCTGCCACCCTGCCTGTATGCGCTGGCTACGTCATCGATTATACAGGACTGGCGTTTGGGGCGACCACCTTCACTGCCGTCCTGTCTTTAATAGCCGGAGTTGCAGCGATTTTTGTTCATACACAGCTTCAGATGGATAATTTTAAAAGCATCCCAACTAAGTAAGAAACGGAGTGATATATCATGAAAATATTAGTTATCGTAGTGCATCCAAATATTGAACAATCACGAATCAATAAGGCTAGGAAAAATGAGTTGGGAACAGATAATAGAATCACGGTTCATGAACTTTATAAAAGATATCCAAATGAAGAAATAAATGTTGAAGAAGAGCGGGAACTATTAAAAAATCACAACCGAATTATCTTCCAGTTTCCTATGTATTGGTATAGTTCGCCACCATTATTAAAGAAATGGTTTGATTTAGTTTTTACAAAGGGTTGGGCATATGGACGAAACGGAAATGAATTAAAGGACAAAGAATTTGGGTTAGCCGTTTCAACATTTTCCCCTGAAGAACATTATCAGCAATCTGGCTTAAATGGCCATACAATAGAAGAACTTACCTTTCCTTTCGAGACGACAGTCAACAAAATTAAAGGTGTTTATCTTCCTATATTTGTGCTACATGGCGTAGGAAAAATGCGTGATGACGATTTAAAAAAGGATGCCTTGGAATATAAAAATTATATAACAAGAAAATGTATCAATGGTAAAGGGTCAAAATTCAACTAATCTTTACTATTCCCAATCGGCGATAGGCTTCCTTCACTTTTTTACAACAATTATTTTTGAAATAGAAAGAAAAGACCAAAAACAGGTGCTTTGGATTCCAGTTAAAATGGTTATGAACCCTTTCCTGGAAGCTCATCTAACATAACCTTCTTTCTGTAATAGGGTCGATATTGTGGAAGATCACAGCTATAAATGATCAAACTTTTTTATAAAAATTCCATCTGTATTCAAAATTGTAGGATACATTTTGATCGATCTTTTTTCAAAATGTATTCTTTGAAGTTTCCATACAATGCAGGTTTATGCGCTATTTTTGATCAAACTTTAATTCAAAGCTACATTTCCGCGTTTTGCTGTTACGACCTCATACATATCAAGGATAAGTGAATCCGTGTACAAATACCCAATTAAATACAATAAGAGCGTGTTTTGATCAATCTTTTTTCAAAACACGCTCTTACTATTTGTTCGTTTATCAAGGTTGTTAGCATTATTTTAATCAAACTTTATTAAAGCTACATCTATATCCTAAGTAGAGAACGTGAACCATCAGTGCGGACGCTCTTTATTTTATTATAATTAAATATTCAAAAAGACACAGACTTTACATTCATCGTTTCGACTTGTTTCTACAATTTGAAACGCTGCCCCTATTTTAAATTTTTCGCCGTTGATGTCAATGTTTTTAACAACCTGATAAATACCAGGGGAAATTTTATCTTCAAAAGCGTTTAAATCAACAGTAGTTTGATAAGTCTCTCCTGGTTGAAGTGTGATAAGTTGCTGTGTAAAATGAAGGTTTTCTGTTAATGACGTTTTTACCCATTTGCCATCCTCATATCTTTCAACAGCGTAAGGAGTCCCAAATGAAATAACATGGGATGTCTCGTTTTTCAGGGATAAAGAAATAACTTCGCTAGAGGTATATGTTTCTTTTTCCGTTTCCCAAGAAACTCCATCGACATTCATAGGAGACAATACATCACGGCTTTTTCCTTCAGCATCTGCAGAACATGCCGTTAATAAAAGGATAGCTAATAAGAAAGGAATTGTTTTTTTCCACATCATTTATTCCCCCTTCATTTCATATCTTACATTTTTTTCCTTAGAATGAAAATACAATGGAAAACATTTAGGGTGTTTTTGCCCGTCCCCTCGAATAAGGCATCTTTTTCATCTTATCTGGTTTTTATGCTACAATACTTCAATACCCCGATAAAGCTATAATCACTTATGGCAAGTGCTCCTCCAGATCTTGCGATCCTACAGAAATTATTTAATCACTCGGCCCCAAGCGTTTACGCTAGCCTATATTGGAATGACACAAGATGATCTTGATGATGTTTATTTAAATCTAAATCTCTAGAGAATAGTTTCATACTGGGGGGATTGAAAATGGAAACCATCAAAAAAATTGTAGCAGAACGAAGAACTTATACAGCTACTCAAGACACTCATTCTCATTGTTATGCTCAGTTAATCTTGCCTCTTCAAGGAGAACTTTTGATAAAGGCAGGGGAACAGAATCTCCAACTAGATGACCAAACATTATTTTTTGTTCCTCCCGAGTGCGATCATACTTTTCATTCAGTTGTACGTAACGAGTTTCTGATTTTAGATATCCCTCATTTTATGCTAACTAAGAGCAAGTTACATAATAGGGGAGTTTCCTATAAATTAAATAATCAATGGAAAGGGATTCGATATCTTATCCTGAATGAAATCGATCAACATTCTTTACATCGATCCGCTCTTACGGAGCTCTATCCTTATATTTCACATTATTTACTTCAAGAACAACAACCTAAATCTATTAGGTATATCCATGATCATTATAATGAGAACATTACGGTAAATAAACTAGCTTCACTTGAACACTACAATCGTTCCTATTATTCGGATTGGTTTCTAAAAGAAACCGGGAAATCCCCTTCAATCTATATACAGGAAGTACGTTTGAATAAAGCAAAAGAATTACTACGTAATACAGATTTACCTATTTTACACATTGCTATCCAAGTGGGTTTAGAACATCAATCTTCCTTAACACGTTTATTCCAAAAATATGAGGGAATAACACCAAGCCATTTTCGAAAAAATCAATTTTAGAAAAATAATCCCTATCAATCGGTAAAAACTATGACTTCAAAATCCATTACAATCGGGTTAAACCTAGAAAGGGGATGACTTTGATGTCAATGGATGCCATCGTTGTGATGATTTTTAGTATGGTTTTAATTTGGGGTGGTTTAGGTTATTTCATTTTACGAGCCTTCAAAAGTCGTTCAAAAGACAAACATTTAAAAGCAAATCAAACAAATGATATTTGGTCAAAAGATTCTGATTTTCAGTAAAAAACTCTAATCCAGTGTATGTAAAATTTAAATATAGACTTTGGTTATAGACCAAGTTCCCCCTAATAACTGTGGATCTAACTTTAATCACAGTTATTTTTTCAATAGCTTTTTTAAGGAGCAAAAAGATGAAGACAATATTGGGCTTATTTTTTACACTCTTATGGTCATCTGCGGCGATAGCCACAAAGTTTGGCTTGTACTCTACCACCCCTTTGGTATTGGCTACCACTCGTTTTTTGATTGCTGGAGGTTTGCTATTTATTTATGTTTATTTGTTTCATAAAAAATATCCATGGCCTAAGCCACAGGAATGTATCGGCAGGCTTATTTAATTTATTTGTGACAACAAATCCTTTTGTGGTTGCTTTCTTGTCCTATATACGGTTAAAACGAAAAATTTCTTTACAAGAATGGATAGGGATGATCGTTGCAGCTATTGGATTGTTAATCGCTACGCGGCCATCTATCACAAGCAGTGAGGCAAGTGTAAATGGATTGATTATTTTAGGACTAGGAATGGTATCAATGGCGATTGCAAGTGTTTATTTTAAAAAAATCAATTTAAATCTTCCGAGTATTGTCATTAATACCTGGCAAGTTTCTATTGGTGGAGTTGTTTTAATCCCTATAACCTATATCCTCGAAAAACAAAATTACTTTTTAAAATTGGATTTTAATTTACTAGGATCGTTAATCTGGTTAGTGTTTATTACTTCAATTGGTACGATGCTACTTTGGTTTTACCTGTTGAAACAGGATACGGTAAGGGCTAACACTTGGTTATTCATGACTCCAATTTATGGATATATATTAGCTGCTGTTTTTTAAAATGAATCTGTTACTATTTTTGATATTACAGCGACAGTATTCGTGGTAACTGAATTATTACTTTCGGGCAACATAGCTATCCACCCTACTAAAAAATTTCAAAACAGATTCCAAAATGTTGATTATGATCCTGAGAAGTAAAAATATCAAATAAATTCTGACTACACCTAAAGGAGGAATTCAAGTGAAACGAATTGTTATTATTGGTGGAGGTTTTGCCGGTATGTGGAGTGCAGTAGGTGCTGCGCGAAAACTTCATGAATTACAAATCGAAGGAAATGAAGTTGAAGTGGTCTTAATTAACCGGGATTCCTTTTTAGGCTTACGTCCACGCTTTTATGAAAAAGATCCACACCATTATCGGATCCCTCTTAGTCAAGTTCTTGAACCTGCTGGCGTCAGCTTGATCGAAGGAGAAGTAGGACAAATAGATACTCATTCACAAAAAGTAATGATCCATCAAAATAGGGAGCAGATTGACTTAACGTACGACCGATTAGTCTTTGCTGCTGGCAGCCAATTAGTTCGCCCTAACATCGTTGGATTGTATGAACATGCATTTTCTACGGATACCTATCAGGATGCTATTGATCTTGATAAACATATTAACGGGTTACCCGATTTACCTTACGTAGAGGGTAAATATACTGCCGTCATTGTTGGTGGTGGATTTACCGGAATTGAAATAGCTGCGGAGATGACTTCTCGCTTAAAAGAAATTGCTAGGAAGGAAAATAAAGAATCAGAAGTAAGGATAGTCTTAATTGAAAGAGAATCTGTCGTAGGTCCTGACATGGGAGCAAATCCACGACCCATTATAGAAGAGGCTTTAGGTGATATGCATATAGAAATTTATGTAAATGAAACAGTTACATCCATTGGTTCAGATAGAGTAACCTTAAAATCAGGGAAACGTATACCTTCTCTAACAACAATTTGGGCAGCCGGAATAAAGCCGAGTCCATTAGCGAAATACTTTCCAGTAGAAAAGGATGAACAGGGACGTTTGCCAGTTGATTCATATTTACGAATTGAGGGTTTGCCGTACGTTTTTGCCGCTGGAGATACCGCTCGAGCACAAACCGATGAAAATCATATATCATTGATGTCTTGTCAGCATGCAATGCCTCAGGGGAAATTTGCCGGCCATAACGTTGTATGCGATTTGCTTGGATTGACAGGAATTCCATACAAACAAGAACGTTATGTGACTTGTCTTGATTTAGGTCAATGGGGAGCTCTGTTTACGAATGGTTGGGATCGAATTCCTCAGTATCAAGGAGAAGAAGCGAAAAGAACCAAACGGAACACGAACCAATCAAAGATTTATCCGCCCTTGTCAGGAAATCGCGAAGAAATTTTTGATGCTGCTGCTCCACATTACCTTGTTAAATAACTAAACGTCCACCGCTAAAGCTAGGTGGACGTTTAGTTATTGGTAGATTGCTAAGAATAAGTAGATCATTAACCATGTCAAGGCTATGACTGCTTAGTTTCTACACAAGAATATAAAAAGGTATGTTCCAAATATTGTTTTAGCGTATATTTTCGTTAAAATGTTGGCGGTACCCCATGATGAAAAGATCGCTTGTAATACAATCCATCATTTTGCTCCTGGTGACAGCTTCGCTGGAACTATCCAGATAATTAACTCTTTACGACAAATAATCCTGAAAATAATACGCCATTTATCACTAAAATTCACATTATATCTTAATCCTGTATTTTATTGGAAGATTTGATAGGAAAAACATGGTAAAATACAGCTTGATGAGTAGCGTAAAACATATGAATATTTAAAAAAAGGAGGAGTTCATGATGAAAGGGAAAAGGATCCAGAGGTATTTTCTCGTTTTAACGTTTGCTTTCATTATTCCGTTTTCGACAGCATCTGCTGGAGCAGGAGAATGGGATTTACTAGGGGGAGACAGATTTAGCGATGAGTCAGACATCTGGCTATCTGGTGGAGGCGCTTTTAAAATTTGCCTCAGTTCTGATAGTCAACCAGGTTATTATCGGCTATATGAAGAAGATCCATTTAATAGAGATGATGTCGTATATTCTAATGGTGTTAAAGGTCTCTACTTTAAAACAGCAGGTAGTAATGATTTCGATTCAAATGGTTGTCATGTCTTCAAAGATATTGGTAAATATGTAGATGGGGATCAAGCCGAGTTTTATTTAAAAAAATACTCAGGTGGAGAATCATTTGTATGGTTTTATGACTAATTGGGAATAACCTTAGGCTGAAGGGGGTGATGGCAATATCCTGTCACTACCCCCACAAAGCCATATTGGTTGCAAAAAACAATACGAAATTGTAGATTAGTTGCAATACGGTTTCATTCTGTTCCTCGAGGGAGCTAAGCACTTACATTTTTTTATTTGAGAATAGAGGCACATGGCTAACGATTGTGATTTACCAAAAAAATAATACATCCTTGAGCCATATCTGCTATTCAATTGATGTGGGCAAAAATGTCAAAGCATATACATACCGCCATCTACAGGTATATATGAACCAGTGATAAATTGTGATCGATCACTAACATATAACGCAATCGCCTTAGCAACATCTTCAGGCTGAGCTATCCTTTTCAGCGGTGTCAATGCAGTAAACTCTGACTTAAGTTGTTTCACTTGCTCTCTTGAAGCATTGGTTTCTACTAATCCTGGTGAAATCACATTAGCAGTAATTCCGAATTCTCCAAATTCCTGGGCGATCTGTTTGGCAAATTGGACAAGTGCTGCTTTTGCTGTTCCATGAGTAATAAAGTTTTTTCCTGGAATTTTCGCAGCTGCACTTCCTATATAGACGATCCGTCCATATCTGTTTTCCTTCATGACCGGTAAAATTGCTTGCGATAGATTATAAGCAGCTTTGATTTCATCATTTAGTTTCTGTGAAAATTCCGTCCATGTAATATTAAGAAAAGGCTTTATAACAAAAGGGATGTTGGCATTACTAACTAAAATATCAATCCGTCCCCAATGTTCAAGGATCTGATTGGTCATAAGGGTTACTTGTTCAGCACTACAAACATCTCCCTGAATTTTAACAGCATCTCCTCCATGCGATCGAATTTCATTTGCCACTTGTTCTGCACTTTTATGGTCAGATAAGTAGTTAATTGCAACTTTTATACCCATGCCTGCTAACTCTTTCGCTGTAGCCGAGCCAATTCCGCGTCCAGCGCCTGTAATAATTGCTACTTTTTCTTTAGTCATAAAAACATTTCTCCTTTAAACATGTCATTTTTTAAGACATCAATTAACTTGCTTAAATAGTGTAGTAGCCAGAAGGAGATCACTGATTAAATCAAAAGGTCTATAATTTAAGAGTTTATAAGTTTTCAATGTTTTCCACCAACGTGTAGTACCCACCTTCTGTTCCTTCAATCAGATGTTGGATCTTGTTTAGATGTTCTGTAAAGCGAGATCTTTCTAACCAACTTTTATGAGATTCAATACTCTCCCAGGTAGTCACCATAATTGCCTTGTTATTATCGACTGAACGATGCCAACGACTACTGATCCAACCAGGTACACTTTTGTTTTTAAAGTTTAATAATTCTTCAGATTGGATAGCGACCAATTCATCTAGTTTACCTGGTTTGGCAGTAAATACATTAATCCACACTATTGGTTTATTATTCATTTAAAAAACCTCCTTAAATTAAAAATATCTTTCCTGCTTGTAGTTCTGTTAATATTAGATAAAAAACGCAAAATCTCAAGTGATTTTGGTTAAATCTTAATATTTCTTTCATAGTTTTTTAATATGATCTTTTCTTTTGCAAAAAGTACACCTCCATTAAAAGTCTGCTACAAAATGACAGTTAGTAATGACTGACATTTTCTTTAAATAATATAAGGGGGTTAAAGCCCTGTTGAATAGTTGAGTACTTTATAAACCTTTCAAGTGAAACATTGGAAAATTCATATCATTATCCAGGTTGTTCATAAAGGCGCCGAAATTCAGCATCATAAACGACAACGCCTGTAGCTCTGGGGCCGTTCGAATCAGCCTTCCTTTTTCATAGCCATAAAGTAATTGGTCAAAATTTATATCAATTGTCGAGGATGTTTTTGTGTTCTTTCTCTAAACCCGGGTAAATTACCTTCCTCCTTGATGCTGATTATAATTATTTTCCGGTTACGATTCATAATTTCATGATATGTTCGACTGATCAGGAGCAAATCTGTTTGCAAATCCCATACGAGCTTCTCGTTAAAAAGTTTTGTTATCTCTTCGGCATAATGAAAACGGTCAATCGCTGCCAACTGTAGTTTATTCTTATAGACTGTCAGTACTGACTGTCATTTGGTTATATTGTATTCCAGTTGTTAAAAAATTGTCAAGGGATGGTACCACCATCCCTCTCCAGGCTGACACATTATGTATATATGGAGATAACCCAGAGGCTTTGCGTTTTACCCGTCAACTGAGAGAAGCATTAAAAGCAGAAGACATCAACATCCAAGCCTTTAAGTGATTGAAATGAATGATCTCCACTGCTTTAGAGCAGTGGGGGTCACGAGAAGGGTTCGAACATGCAGCAACCAGAGATGATGCGAAAGAAAAAATTTATTACGTATTCATCTTTTGCAACTGTAAAACCTATACAGTAGTCATCATAGAAAGAATGAAGGGTAAAACAAAAACGGAATAAAAAAACATAATTATAATAGGTAAACATAATAGTTTTTCTGAAAAGTGAAAAAGCCATTCAGTTATTTTTTAAAAAGGGCTCTTGCTCAGGAAAATACAATGTCGATTTCACCATCAGGTGTCAAAAAAAAGCCTATGGAACTTACAGCTTGTATCCCTACAAAGGTGATGGATTTGAGGGAGAAATCATACAAGAAGAACTAGAGGAGGAGAAAAGAAAGGTTGAAGGCCGGATCACCCTTTATTTCATTCTTATGAAATAAAGACAGTAAAGCTTAAAGAGGGTATATTTGTGAAATAAAACATGTTAATCAACATGTTGTTTTCAGGTCACAAAGTACCAGAATTACTGAAACTTATTAGAGGAAATAGGTGGGACAAGGGTTATCCAGTTTTATTGAAACGTTGTAATTTTTGGATGGGGTTAGGGTGAAAATAACAAATTAATAGCTTTTAAGGTGTTGTTTTTCGTTTAGTAGTTAGTAAAAAGAAATCTTCAAGGGATATATTTTGTTAAAAACAAAGTCAGCCGAACTTAGATTTTTGTTCATAATAATATATGAATAAATTTGGAGAAGGAATAAGTAATTCTCACAGACAGAAGAAACTAATTAAATGTATTGCGGTCAAAATTTACAGATCACAAAGGTATTTAGAGAAAAATCTGAAAGGTATTTTCCCTGGCTAACAGATGCAACCTCTAAATTGGGATGAGTTTAATGTTTCTGTTGATACAAATGAGGAAGGAATGTACGTGATTAAAAATCACAACAAAATAAATTAGTAATGAGAAAGATATCATAAACGAAATCTTACATTTCTTTAACAAGAATAAACCCCGTCCTATATTTAGACGGGGCTTATGTTTAAATATTACTCGTGATAAATTACATATCCTAATGGCTACATGTGTATCAAAAAATCTATCGTTGTTCGTGATTATTTTCTTCTAATTCCTCTACATCCTCTTCAACTTGAGATTCAATTTCATCTTTCTTTTCTTCTGTTAAATGATCAAACAAAGGATTTTCACCTTCGTTCATGATTGTGTAAGTATTAGTTTGTGAAAAGGAAGAGATGGGAAGTGTATTTAAATTCCAATAACTTATACCGTCATTAATGGCCTCTTGATCATCAGGATCATCAAAATATGATTTATACCAACCAAGATAAGAAGTACCTGAATAAATCTGATAAGCTCCAGCAGCTGTTCTTAATAAAGCAGATGAAAATCCTGCTGCTCTTCCTGTATAACCATAATGCATGTTCCCTAAGTATTCTCCATCTACAGTTTTACCATCAAAAGTAAAGCTACCTAAATATGTACGTTTATAGTCCCAATCTCCGCCAGATCGCACCTTTTCTGCAAAAAATTCCCCTGTACCAAGAGGATATGTTGAACCATACTCCTTTTCATTGTAGGCATAGTAAGCTATTACTGCTGCATTTTCTAGTGTTGTTTGTGAAAAACTAGAAGTAATATCTGTTGCAGCATCAGTATTGCTACTAAAACCTATTAATATACCAACACCTAATAAAGTAGAAAATAATTTTTTCATATAATTCCTCCTTTTAGCAATCTAATACTACTGTATTTGAATCTCCATTTTCTTTCAATATTTTACAAAAATTTGTATTACTGCATAACTAAAACAATAAATATTAACTAAAAATTCTAGAAGGACTTTGCTAATAATTTACAATGCTATTTTTAACAATTTTTTGTACTAATGTTGATACTAGAAAAGGCTATAGAAAGCGTAATTATTCATAATATTAATTTGTATAGGGTTTTTATTTTTCGTACTTTGTGAGCATTTCAAGTTGTAAATATATATGTTTACATATAATCATGGAAAGCTGTGGAAATTGGAGGTAATTTTTTGTTTGGTTTAAAAAATTTCTTGCTGTTAGTCGTTTAGATTGGGGTGTTTTGAATGCTTAAGACCAAAAAAAAACTTTTGTTATTCCTCTTAGTAACTGTATTAATAATCACTGGAGTAATTGCTTATGTCATTTATTGGGCATTTTTTAGCTTAGATCGTCTTCCGGAAGGGGAATTTGTTACGAAAGAAGTTTCACCAGAAGAAACTTATACGATTAATGCCTATATTACTAATGGAGGTGCTACAACTCCATATGCTATTCGAGGGGAACTGGAGTGGAATAATAAAAATCGTAAAAAAACCATTTACTGGGAAGATAAGGATAGTGTAGATATTGAATGGCAAAGTGAAGATGAAGTTATAATAAACGGTCATTCAATAAAAATACCAAATGGGACATATGATTTTAGAAGAGAATGAAATTCTTTTTAAAGGAATGAAGAGGGTAGGTTAACGGATTTTAGCCTTATTTTATTCTACCTACAAATTGGCGCTTTACCTCATAGGGGTAAAGCCTTTTTTGTTTAAAACGAATTTTTATAAAAAATGTGAATTAACAATTGGTTCAGGAGGAGTATGACAGCATTAGTAAAACTTACTTAACTAAAGGACGCTTTTACGGAAGAAAAAGAATCTGGCGTACCACTGCAATTATGCATGCGGTACGCTGGATTCTTTTATTATGTTAATTCTTTAATAACCCTTCTCTAACTTTAAATGCTGAATGTTTGATTGAGTACAAACAATATGGGAGTGTTGTTGAACTAATATTTTCCAATATTTTTTCTTACACTGTTTCAAATAATTAAAGTTTTTTTACTGTTATATGTGTTCGCCCCTGTTTATTGAAATGACGTTTGTAGCAGTAATCTTCACTTTAAGTCAATCCATGTTAGTCTTTGTAAATGTGTACGTACTAACACAAGGTGAAGTTTAATAACTAAATACGATTTCATAATCCTCACTTAAGTTAAATTAAAGTAAAAACCCCAGTGTTATAAAGCTTTCAATATCATTCAAATAAAGGAATTCAGCCTTAATTTTTCCAAAGGCTTTTCGAACACAAACATCTAAAAA
This DNA window, taken from Alteribacillus bidgolensis, encodes the following:
- a CDS encoding polymorphic toxin type 44 domain-containing protein — protein: MKKLFSTLLGVGILIGFSSNTDAATDITSSFSQTTLENAAVIAYYAYNEKEYGSTYPLGTGEFFAEKVRSGGDWDYKRTYLGSFTFDGKTVDGEYLGNMHYGYTGRAAGFSSALLRTAAGAYQIYSGTSYLGWYKSYFDDPDDQEAINDGISYWNLNTLPISSFSQTNTYTIMNEGENPLFDHLTEEKKDEIESQVEEDVEELEENNHEQR
- a CDS encoding antibiotic biosynthesis monooxygenase family protein, which gives rise to MNNKPIVWINVFTAKPGKLDELVAIQSEELLNFKNKSVPGWISSRWHRSVDNNKAIMVTTWESIESHKSWLERSRFTEHLNKIQHLIEGTEGGYYTLVENIENL
- a CDS encoding NAD(P)H-dependent oxidoreductase, whose amino-acid sequence is MKILVIVVHPNIEQSRINKARKNELGTDNRITVHELYKRYPNEEINVEEERELLKNHNRIIFQFPMYWYSSPPLLKKWFDLVFTKGWAYGRNGNELKDKEFGLAVSTFSPEEHYQQSGLNGHTIEELTFPFETTVNKIKGVYLPIFVLHGVGKMRDDDLKKDALEYKNYITRKCINGKGSKFN
- a CDS encoding immunoglobulin-like domain-containing protein — encoded protein: MMWKKTIPFLLAILLLTACSADAEGKSRDVLSPMNVDGVSWETEKETYTSSEVISLSLKNETSHVISFGTPYAVERYEDGKWVKTSLTENLHFTQQLITLQPGETYQTTVDLNAFEDKISPGIYQVVKNIDINGEKFKIGAAFQIVETSRNDECKVCVFLNI
- a CDS encoding NAD(P)/FAD-dependent oxidoreductase; amino-acid sequence: MKRIVIIGGGFAGMWSAVGAARKLHELQIEGNEVEVVLINRDSFLGLRPRFYEKDPHHYRIPLSQVLEPAGVSLIEGEVGQIDTHSQKVMIHQNREQIDLTYDRLVFAAGSQLVRPNIVGLYEHAFSTDTYQDAIDLDKHINGLPDLPYVEGKYTAVIVGGGFTGIEIAAEMTSRLKEIARKENKESEVRIVLIERESVVGPDMGANPRPIIEEALGDMHIEIYVNETVTSIGSDRVTLKSGKRIPSLTTIWAAGIKPSPLAKYFPVEKDEQGRLPVDSYLRIEGLPYVFAAGDTARAQTDENHISLMSCQHAMPQGKFAGHNVVCDLLGLTGIPYKQERYVTCLDLGQWGALFTNGWDRIPQYQGEEAKRTKRNTNQSKIYPPLSGNREEIFDAAAPHYLVK
- a CDS encoding LamB/YcsF family protein, which codes for MSRDGTTIPLQADTLCIYGDNPEALRFTRQLREALKAEDINIQAFK
- a CDS encoding helix-turn-helix transcriptional regulator produces the protein METIKKIVAERRTYTATQDTHSHCYAQLILPLQGELLIKAGEQNLQLDDQTLFFVPPECDHTFHSVVRNEFLILDIPHFMLTKSKLHNRGVSYKLNNQWKGIRYLILNEIDQHSLHRSALTELYPYISHYLLQEQQPKSIRYIHDHYNENITVNKLASLEHYNRSYYSDWFLKETGKSPSIYIQEVRLNKAKELLRNTDLPILHIAIQVGLEHQSSLTRLFQKYEGITPSHFRKNQF
- a CDS encoding MFS transporter, which produces MHQTKYEKTQLQRIWVTAWMVTAVFILSNLPTPLYVYWQKEMDFSNGTLTLVFSAYIAGLLVTLLVAGQLSDRFGRKSVLYPGLTAALLACILFATASSVVALVVARFLSGIAVGVIVSAGMASVMDVGGSERKPLASLAASVTMVLGAGLGPLLAGVLAEVMTRPVVPIFTVELVILAIAYLVVGKLPKRRIDSPQQGRWRLRMPSVPSANRLHLAFGIAVFAPGITATSFVLSLGPSLLSKLLNVTSPLVAGGTACVMFLAATGVQFMLKKLPVRTIFLIGATSTILSMLSMAGAVNASVALLLVIAAVLAGVGQGLGQLGGLTLIGLHVPEHRRAETNAILNIGGYIPAATLPVCAGYVIDYTGLAFGATTFTAVLSLIAGVAAIFVHTQLQMDNFKSIPTK
- a CDS encoding SDR family oxidoreductase, translated to MTKEKVAIITGAGRGIGSATAKELAGMGIKVAINYLSDHKSAEQVANEIRSHGGDAVKIQGDVCSAEQVTLMTNQILEHWGRIDILVSNANIPFVIKPFLNITWTEFSQKLNDEIKAAYNLSQAILPVMKENRYGRIVYIGSAAAKIPGKNFITHGTAKAALVQFAKQIAQEFGEFGITANVISPGLVETNASREQVKQLKSEFTALTPLKRIAQPEDVAKAIALYVSDRSQFITGSYIPVDGGMYML
- a CDS encoding DMT family transporter, with amino-acid sequence MFICFIKNIHGLSHRNVSAGLFNLFVTTNPFVVAFLSYIRLKRKISLQEWIGMIVAAIGLLIATRPSITSSEASVNGLIILGLGMVSMAIASVYFKKINLNLPSIVINTWQVSIGGVVLIPITYILEKQNYFLKLDFNLLGSLIWLVFITSIGTMLLWFYLLKQDTVRANTWLFMTPIYGYILAAVF
- a CDS encoding methionine/alanine import family NSS transporter small subunit, with the translated sequence MSMDAIVVMIFSMVLIWGGLGYFILRAFKSRSKDKHLKANQTNDIWSKDSDFQ